The Amphiura filiformis chromosome 13, Afil_fr2py, whole genome shotgun sequence genome segment ACGCATTTCCTTGCCTTGTTTGATTCCAGGATTTCTCACGCGTTTTCCTATGACACCAGCTACTATTGTTCCTGCTGATTGCATATAGTACTGACCAGGTTCGGCAATTATATCGATATCGTCATCGGGAAAGTGCTCATTGAGCGACGTGTTCACAGCCTCTGCATATTCCTGTATAACATGTAAAACATCGTGATGATAACGAATAATATGATGCTGTTGCTGTTGCTACTGCTGGTGATGATGATGCAGTGTGTAAAATAAAGTAGCCCTACTACATGTATAGGGCCTTATAAACACGTTATATCTGAGAATCACCAAAACCCACTAAACCACTCCACCCGcaagtccgaacacgtaattttcCATTCGCTAGTCCGCcatctgaaaaaggttcgctaatccgaatatcgggttctctagtccgaaggttcgctagtacacatagtccgaataataaataaagttctctattccgaataaagaataaggctcgctaacccgaaccctaactctaaccctaacactaacgctaacccttattctatattcggaccaGAGAACGTTCGGATgagcgaacttaatttggttttcggactagcgacccttcggactagagaacctccggactagcgacccttcggactacaGAGGAGTCACGACTATTTAACTCACTGAATATTGCAAACACCAATACTTATTAAAAACATATGTCCCACCTTACCTGAAATATTCCTTCAGAAAGCGCATATCCTGGGAACCCTCCGCCAATGTCCAGTGTTGTAAATTCGAAACCTAATTCCGAAGCAACGTTGAATACTTTTCGTGAAAATGTTATGGCATCCATGTACATCGCTGGTGTATTATTACCTGTACCTATgtgaaaacttttttaaaaaatCCGAAAGATCACAATTATTAGAAAGGTCAGTAGCGGCTCTATAGTTTACAAGGAAAGCATAACTTCAGTGTAAAATGACAAGCCGTGGAGGCGCCATcagcggcaagtttttttttcaactgaTCATGCTGATCGGGCTTTCACGTATTTTGTCTTCGCTGTCGTAGACGTGAAGCCACATGGACCCCTGAGCGTTACCATagcgactggatcacgctttcatgAGAACCACAATAGCGGTATCAATGTATGGAATTTATAGATCAAATTTTAAATTACCAGTGtctcagtataaaaacggcccatggcaaaTTTTCAGCTGAAAGTGTCATATTGCCCTTTGTTTACCTGCCAGTAAAGTTACTAAGTTGTTGCAAACGTTCCAATTTTTTTGCTAGAAGCAAAAGAAAACACGTATTCATATATTTCCCtatgaattcaaaatggcaaaagtcactttattttcaaaatggcaaatgtgGCATGGGCCATTTTTATACTGCGACActcatcattttattttatttaagacCTGCAACCTCCTGATTCAGAAGAAAAACATCTTGCAAAGCTTACTAGGCAGTGAAACCCATTTTctccaaatttttgaaagaaatttgaaaacttgattttcaaacagcagaACATCGAATGTCAGCGTATAGATATCGTTGTCATGCAAACCGCTTGATCCATCACTACGGAAGTAGTTGTGACCTTGGCAGGAAGTGACGTCAGTCTACGACAGCGTAAATCTATAATAGAAGCATTAAAACTTACTGGACACCAATGACATTGAGATTCAACATCCTAGCCACCTCAAGCAAACTGATAGCATCATCTTGCTCACAACCGAACTTAAGTCCTGGACAAAAGTCTGCAGTTGGATCATAAATGGCAAACCTCAGCAGCAGCCTGCAATGACATACAATTTGGAGATATTTACTCAAAATatgaagagctatcttaagaaccactgaacgaatactaggcttgtttgtactcattttagtgcattttacatactgattccaaatatggtcaatttttattttattttttaattaaaaaaagaaaagaaagaaagaaacctgTCGTCTACAGTCCGGcgcagttgacacccgcgtggagagtaagtgttttaaaatatttttgctatCATACAAGTTATAAGTAATAAATCACAACAAAGTAGTTCAAAGTTCTCGCAACGCAAATTGTCACTTTATAATGGAATATTATAGATTTTCAATGAGAATtcattatgaattcggcagacggtcgaatccggattcggcttttggttaATTCATGTTAGAATCATTGTTGAACTAGGTATACACAATTTAGCtcaagagggcagcatatcaattttgtaACGATGATAATCGTCGACCGTGCTGCACCGTTAGGTAACCCTGTGTGCCGCCCTCTTTCGTTTACTTATCACGATGAACACCAATTGATATGTTGCCACCTATAACCACACTAGAACTAAAGCGCTTGACCCCCTTGTCTCAAGCCGGGGTcttaaattcaaaataattcatgcgTAACGGATCAAAAAGACgaatctgccgaattcataacgatatgaataTAATAAGGATACAAAAAGGGTAACCCGGTAGCTTTCGTTTAAATAGCAGCCCTACATACGCCACTGATACGTGTCAGACATTTAGACAAATGATATGGTGTCAGAGAGCTTCAGGGGTATTGTGAGATGTGGGATGGCTGTTAAAGCTATATTGTTAGCAACATTTGTCCACAAAACGTTAGTTTTCACTATCATATAGTAGGCTTTGCTCATGCATGAGTGATAGAGATTCCCAGATCATCAAATAACGGTGAATAACACCCGTCATATACAGCTAATAAACTGACAGAACCAGGGTTAAGACAGGTAATCGTTTACAACGTTATGGTCACCTTGTCGTTAATGGAAAAAGAACCGAAACTTAATTGCCCATGGTTATGCGGCTGTCAGTTGCAGTTCCTGTCCCCCGGACCCGGGCTAGCGGGGATTTAGGCGGGGacataattttggaaactgttacaaacatgtaacAGTCCTGACTATGTCCCGACAGTGCAGGGGACCCAATGAGCTGTTACATCCCAAGCTAGGACCCAGCTAAGTCACCGCTATTTGCCCGCGGTCCGGGCGGTTATTGCATTTGACAGGCACATTATTAACTTACCTTGCTGAAGGGTGGATTTGTTTAATTTTCCGTAACTCGTTTTCATCATCAAATATCATTAGGTTGATGTGTTTGGCCACCGCATACTCGAGAGTTGAGGATTGCTTCCTTGTATGTGAAAGAATTATCCTCGATGGATCCACGCCAAGTCGCAGAACATTTTCGATTTCAGCCTATCGGGTTAAGGCAATAATAAGTGATGTGCATAAATAATAGACGCcgatttaaatgttagtttttactgatcACATAGTCCCTATTTAATTGCGAGCCAAACGGATATAAAAGGGGTTTTTTTAAAGacgaaaaaagcgcagtgatttatagtgcgctacgcacaggcacaacgcctagacattgatccacaagcctcagcacactttacaggttgtcgctgaccactacggcccatgATCATtgcataaaccattaaacaacaattcagggactttgctgctttgaTGGATTTATAGCCCTGTCCGGATTTGCCAAATAGTTCGCCCCATATTTGGAAGAAAATACTAGGAACTTAACAATGTTATGTATGTTGATATTATGAATACAGTATGTATTATCATAGTGATTAATACCCATCAGTTCAGGTGCCCGCTTACAACAATGAATTCTCTTGAATGATGAgaatttctttttattaaattttacaaCATTAATGATTAATAAACAAAATAGATGAATATACAACATGTTGCATTTTGGGATGCGACAGTAACATGAACTGATgtttaccaatcattttgatacatgtcAAATTGGTAGCCTACCTTGCTTGCACAATCGAACGAAATTCCCATCGCCGCCATCATTTTTAGAATAACTGAATATGGCCTGCACTTTACAGCTAAAAAAGTGAATAACAACAAAATGTTATTAACAAGTAAACATTCGAGTAGAAAACTGACACGTTTAGGCATAAGTTCGGCGACATTTGGCGCATAGTAAGCCTACTTTGTCACAGAcatattttggcaaataaatgGGCCAATAGATATGCCCGAAACATTtttccttttatcatgtttattttgacACGAGTAGGCTACAAAAaagcctgttctacgggcccgaccgacccagaaatgcattttggagaattatttttctattttgcaaaaaccatgtaaaatcagctgatTTGAGGCCAAACAATTGATTGATTTAGGCTGATCATTGTTAGAAAATTGTGTTtgtaaaaaatctttttttttggcaTAGGTCAAATGTTTCACCTTTTTTTCATAGGTCAAATGCAAATGTATCACCGGGATGCACTTTCGCTGAGATCACTAAATGGACTTTCTAGGGGCGgtcctagttccagtaactgtaactcggcaTACCGAGTTACAGTGCACACTATTAATATctatttacaagccgacgacgaacgtcggcttgttctgtcttactctaattctttacctagctggggggttttcaaccccccgagctaggtactgttttgctatccgatctttcttacctagctggggggttttcaaccccccgagctaggtactgtttttctatccgattcctcttctttacctagctgggggtttacaaccccccagctaggtactgttttgctatcggatctttcttctttctggcaataaatttgaaaatgcttctcctcctacatgtttcaccctacaattacgtaacttgcacatatgtattggctatatccagcgcccatagggtctaaacagaattggggtaaatggtcattaaggggcatttcctgtatttaaccaaataccttcaaaatgcttcttctgccacatattatattgtACAATGATGACATTTGCATATATGGatcggctataccccacgcctagaacttgcatacagaattgg includes the following:
- the LOC140168556 gene encoding ornithine decarboxylase-like, which encodes MADFSEQFKVYEYGRGLQKQKFILERVKDSQDREEADDGFIVFDLGDVIAKQRQWKELLPRVKPFYAVKCRPYSVILKMMAAMGISFDCASKAEIENVLRLGVDPSRIILSHTRKQSSTLEYAVAKHINLMIFDDENELRKIKQIHPSARLLLRFAIYDPTADFCPGLKFGCEQDDAISLLEVARMLNLNVIGVHFHIGTGNNTPAMYMDAITFSRKVFNVASELGFEFTTLDIGGGFPGYALSEGIFQEYAEAVNTSLNEHFPDDDIDIIAEPGQYYMQSAGTIVAGVIGKRVRNPGIKQGKEMRAVPTVHVDYFLNDSLYTSLRDVIYTPHKYHPVPLTMTKIPEGPPYPGVIYGNTCCGTDIIMQKCSLPELDEGDWVYFEDKGDYSHMVTNFNGFKRPFCYYALPDNCKNLLCLMENATSCKFSIPKDGFQLLRGLDHDE